One Triticum dicoccoides isolate Atlit2015 ecotype Zavitan chromosome 5B, WEW_v2.0, whole genome shotgun sequence genomic window carries:
- the LOC119311122 gene encoding transcription factor 25-like, giving the protein MSGRLVRRVLQQREASPQDPAEDALVVVEEEEEEEEAGSPTRVAARNPFDLLDDDDDEPEEDKEDEVHTDQTASYTEQKQYVKKKPNGAVPETNKKSKKKKKKGKAEPPASTKSRDEKSLDLILEDLAIEKRPMQKSVHQNDRATGKEIETIEMTAGTSSVLAIDPKHLKAENEMRRIFGSKVVDSLENQRNMPGTSRQVRGVRRAGLNPRRTLLVSPPGFWPAWDKSMSMDLVETKGSLNYFRYVYDPSVSHVQELFEAAKSANDLNAIAAILAKYPYHPDSLLTFADLFKYSGEHQSSADAVEKCLFALECAWHPLFNPLQGNYQLKYSHDLNKPFFTALFSHMKNLDRRGCHRSALEACKFLLSLDSDDPKGALFCIDYFALRSQQYKWLEQFAEEYQCDNSLWLFPNFSFSLAIARFYLERDAEDVSDHADKSTAVDLMKQALMLHPLVLSKIVDKAPLKDSSWTQILKNGFFGSAKPGSPSLEHVINIYVERHCIMWRFPELQNLLKEAALLVIESLKHDSREAQDWACVRKEAFSSEKNEYSHLLVSDFSDTTPSLPPEELRPFMVGPGMAHDMPPVEQEAGPERIHAPLEVAGRNAAMVFLESLLPWVNYGDNRHDGNDQHDDD; this is encoded by the exons ATGTCCGGCAGGCTGGTCCGGCGGGTCCTCCAGCAGAGGGAGGCCTCCCCGCAGGACCCCGCCGAGGACGCCCTCGTGgtggtggaagaggaagaggaggaggaggaggcgggctccCCTACCCGCGTCGCCGCCAGGAACCCCTTCGACCtcctcgacgacgacgacgacgagccaGAAGAGGACAAG GAAGATGAAGTGCATACTGATCAAACTGCGAGTTATACAGAACAGAAACAATATGTGAAAAAGAAGCCTAACGGCGCTGTTCCTGAAACAAACaagaaatcaaagaagaagaagaaaaagggcaAGGCAGAACCACCAGCCTCGACGAAGTCGAGGGATGAGAAATCACTGGACTTAATTCTGGAAGATCTAGCTATTGAAAAGAGGCCCATGCAAAAAAGTGTTCATCAAAATGACAGAGCAACTGGGAAGGAGATTGAGACAATTGAAATGACTGCTGGGACATCCTCAGTTCTTGCAATTGATCCCAAACATCTCAAGGCTGAAAATGAGATGAGGCGCATTTTTGGATCAAAGGTAGTTGATTCACTTGAAAACCAGCGGAATATGCCTGGCACTTCAAGGCAAGTGCGTGGTGTTAGGCGTGCTGGCCTTAATCCTAGAAGAACCCTACTTGTATCTCCACCTGGCTTCTGGCCAGCATGGGATAAGTCAATGTCAATGGATCTTGTTGAGACAAAGGGCAGTTTGAATTATTTCAG GTACGTATATGATCCTTCTGTCAGCCATGTGCAGGAATTGTTTGAAGCTGCCAAGTCAGCCAATGACCTCAATGCCATTGCTGCTATATTAGCAAAATACCCCTACCATCCAGACTCGTTATTGACATTTGCTGATCTGTTCAAATATTCTGGAGAACATCAATCATCAGCAGACGCTGTTGAGAAGTGTCTATTTGCACTAGAGTGTGCTTGGCATCCACTATTTAATCCACTGCAGGGCAACTATCAGTTGAAATACAGCCATGACTTAAACAAGCCATTTTTTACAGCCCTTTTCAGTCACATGAAAAATCTGGATAGGCGTGGTTGTCACCGTTCAGCTTTAGAGGCCTGCAAGTTTCTTTTGTCATTGGATTCTGATGACCCAAAGGGTGCTCTGTTTTGCATTGATTACTTTGCTCTAAGATCGCAGCAGTACAAATGGTTGGAACAGTTTGCTGAAGAGTACCAGTGTGATAACTCCCTCTGGCTGTTTCCTAATTTCTCCTTTTCTCTAGCCATTGCACGGTTTTATCTTGAACGTGATGCTGAGGATGTTTCTGATCATGCTGACAAGTCAACAGCTGTTGATCTCATGAAGCAAGCATTGATGCTTCATCCTCTGGTGCTTTCTAAGATTGTTGACAAGGCTCCTTTGAAGGACTCTTCATGGACCCAAATACTCAAGAATGGGTTCTTTGGATCAGCAAAGCCAGGAAGCCCTTCACTCGAGCATGTGATTAACATATATGTTGAGCGTCATTGTATCATGTGGAGGTTCCCGGAACTTCAGAACTTACTCAAAGAAGCTGCTCTTCTGGTGATTGAATCACTAAAGCACGACAGCAGAGAAGCCCAGGACTGGGCATGTGTTAGGAAAGAGGCATTCTCTTCAGAAAAGAATGA GTACTCTCATCTGCTTGTTTCAGACTTCTCTGACACAACACCATCGCTCCCTCCGGAAGAACTGCGGCCATTTATGGTTGGACCAGGAATGGCGCATGATATGCCGCCTGTTGAACAAGAAGCTGGGCCTGAGAGAATCCATGCCCCTCTTGAAGTTGCTGGGCGCAACGCTGCGATGGTCTTCCTGGAATCACTGCTCCCATGGGTCAACTACGGGGACAACCGTCACGACGGAAATGATCAACACGATGATGATTGA